The genomic window TAATTTTAATGTTTTCCAAGACTTTAAATTCCCACATCCACCTGTAGGAACAAATGCAAATCCGCTTTCTTGAAGCGTTACAGGAATTACATCTCCTTCTTTAAGCTTTTCACATAAATGGCGAATAAATACTACATCACCTTGACCTTCTAATAATAATACTGCCTTTGTTGTTTTATTTATTGGCTCTGACAATAATCCTAATGTATCAGCAATTTCTTCATAAACACTATCAGTATTTGATTTAATGATTCTCTTACCGTCTTCTTTCGTAACAAATCTTAAACTCTCTAATGGTAATAAGCCAGCTAAAGCAGGTGTATGGGTTGTTAATATCACTTGAGAATTTGTATTATATGCTAATTGTAAGAATGACTTTATCAGCATTTCTTGATGTTTTGGATGCTGGGAAGTTTCTGGCTCTTCAAAGCCGTAAATAACATTTTGTGAGGAACTTTCTTGAAGCTTCCTTTCGACCTCGGCCCTGAAGAAATTTAAAAGGATTAGCCTCCTTACACCGCTTCCTCGTTTATTTATTGATATTCCATCATCAGATTGAATAGTTAATTTAAACAATGAATCAAATTTAGGTTCTGATTTAAATTCAGGAGTTAATGTTGAAGCTAGTTCATTATCCATTTCCTTCAATTTTTCCAAAGTACGACTTGCTGTTTCTATAGCTTTATTTCTTACATCTTCTTTTATTTTTTCAATTTCAGTATTTAGTTCTCTCAATGCCTCTTGTATTGCTAATCCCATTGGATCTGTAACCTCTTTGTCATTATCCTTACTCGGTCGATCAGATTGAAACAACGAATAGATTGGTAAGAATCTCTCTAAGGATTCATATATTTTTTTAGAGTCCTCTTTATCAACTAGCAATTCCGTTAATTGTAAATTTAACTCGCTAGCATTCTGCCAAATCGCTCTTCTCAAACTAGCATTACTATTTGCATTATATTGGCTACTTTCGACTCCTAACTCCCTAGCTAATTTTTTTAACTCAGTTCTTTTCAATGCTAATAAATTATTATAAGGTTCAATATTTGGGTGATTACAAATGATATAAATACTTGCTTTCGGCTTTGCCGCTGTTGCCTTATAAACCTTTTTTATTTCAAAATCATTATGTGAATTTAAAAGATATTCGTCTTCTAAAGTAGTTTCTGAAGATGTATCTAAAGTGATTTTTTGTGGAAGATTAGTAAATACACATGAAATTTCAATGATTTCATCCTCGGCATCAACACTTAAATCCTCCCTTTCGCATACAATCATCGAATTATTAAAAAATATTTCTAATGCTTCTAATATTGTAGATTTCCCCGCATCATTTTTCCCTATAAATGCCGTTAAATTTTCAAAATCTACAGTAATCGTATCTTTATACCCTCTAAAATTACGTAATTTTATAGTTTTTAATTTCACAAAAGGCACCACCATTTAACAATATTATACTTGCAATTTAATCCATACTATAGCTGAATTTCCCAAAGTTTTTTTGTGAATCGTGAATATTTATTTGTTCCCTAACCAAAATATTTAAAATGACCTCTTAATAAATATCTCTAATAATTCTTCTAGCCCTATGCTCAACATCTCTCTTCCCATGCCTCAAAGTTAAGAATTTAATACTATAAGAATCTAACTGTTCTTTATCCCAAGTCCCATGCCTGACAATTAAACCATTTAAAATTTGTTGAAAGTAATGACCTTTATTGGGCTGATTACTAAAAAAACATATCAAAGTTGATAATGCCCTATCTTCACGCTCAACTTCAATGACACTGATTTCCAGATTTGAAAACAACACAATTTCGGCAATCACATATTTCCTCTCCGTAATACCATTACTTAAATAAACAAATCGTTTGGTATCAGAAAACTCTTTTAAGCTCCCTTGTATTACATTAATCGACTGTACTTCAGAGTAATTCTCTAATACTTTCAGCACTTTTATAAACTCGCCCAATTCCCCTTGTACCTGTATATCATAAAGCGATTTGTTTTCTAGTCCTTTAGCAACCTTACTCCCACCAACATCTGACATAGCTCTTTTACCTTGATCATCAACAAAGTGTTTTTTCGTATTTTCATCTTCAAAGTCACGCTGTTTATTTGAACTTTTACGGATTTTCGTGACTTTTGGTAATTTCAAATACTCATGTAATTGATTATCCATTTCAATTAAATCGAAGTTATCTGTTGTGCCTTCAACCTCTTCATCTAAGGTTAACTCACTTTGCTGACCGCTATTGTTAACTTTGCTATGAAGGGTATACTTTTTCGCTTCTCCTGATTTTTCAGTTTGTACAATTTCAGGATGCGTGAAAGTAATTTCAGAATAGGGAATTTGCTTATTCTTAACATTTGTTATTCTAAGTATTGTACCACCCGATGAACTAGGCTTAACAATAGCTTTAATTGTAAGAGACTGAGCAAATAGCCAACTAAATTTTAAAATCCCGGTATTAACAAATGTGTAGGCAACACTTTCAAATACTCTTCTTAAATCTTGATTCGATAGTAACCACACTAATTGGTAGAGATAATTATCTTGGGTGTATTTGCGATGATACAATGATGAAAAATCGAGGTGAATTCTTTTCGCTTCGTGCTGCTCAATGAAATATTGTGGAAATGAATTTGTTTCAAAAAGTCTATAAAGTAAAAAGCGGTTGGTTGCTAAAATACTCCGCACGACTTCTATTAACGGAAGAGTATATTTTTTATTCTTATAAGAAACGGTGAAACTACGCGACATATCCTTGTCATTAGTCCCATAAATAATCCATTCTTTTTCAAAGTAACTCACATCACTCGGATAGATGGTTATTTCTACTTCATCTGTCCCTACCGGTGGGATACTTTTACTTATATCACCATTTAAATAGTAATGTTGGATTGCTAAAGCCGGCAAAGTTCCCCAGTCTGCCAATAGCTTTTCTATTTTACCCTTAAATCTGAAGTATGCATAAAACATAATTTTCTTATCTTGTGTAAAAGGAGAACTAATCCAAGTTAATTGTGCTTTCTCTCCATTTTTAAATGGCCAATTATCCAATTTAACTAGTTGATTGCTCATTGTTCTTCACATCCTGCTTTTGCTGCAAATATTCCTCTAAACAATTTTTAATTTCATAGAAATGATGTGACTTTACTCCTGCTAACCTCTGTACTTTCCATAACATCACCTGATCATCTTCATGTAACATCTTGTCAATCGTCTTACAACAGCGGCGAATTTGAAATTGTTGAACAGTCTCGGTAATTTCCGATAGTAACTTTTCAGTTTTCGGTAGCTTCTCTAAATGTCGTTCTAAATTAGCTGAAATTCCAAGTCGTTTACCGAGCAAAGGCTTTGTGATACGGACTGCCTTTTCTAAATTTAGCAGCTCTTTATATAGTTTTTTTATTTTGGCTACATACTTTTGATCACGCTTAGGCCAATTAACAACTTTTGTAGGTTCTTGTTTCCTTTGCTTAGATGGCAATACATTCATTAACCAGTCTTTATCATGGCGGTATAAGTAAATATATTGCTTTTTACATTTTGCTCGTATAGCAGTACGAGATAACTGTGGAAATTGCTTTATCATCTCTAAAATCTCATGCTTGTACTGATCTATTAGTTGTCGATTGCTTACTGGCATTATTTTAGTTATTTCGACATTTTCCGATAAATACCTTTTTACAGTTTTAGAATCCACACCAATTTCTTTAGCAATTGCTCTTATACTTAATCCTTCTTTAACTAATTGCTGCAACTTCTCTAGCCATACATGTCCAAATTTTTTTACTCTTCCTATACGCATACGGTCATATGATGATTGATCAGGACCTTTTCGGGAATAAATAAGCCCACAAGAGCATGAAAAAGTTCCAATTGGACTATTTGTTTTAAAATCCTTTGATACTTCAACATTTGAGATAACTAGCTTTTGATAATGCGATGCTGCCCGATTTAAACACGGGAAGGGACCTTCACCAAAAGGACCTTTATCTTCTTGTAAGTCTATTAAGTCATCGACATCTTGCTCTAAAACATATAACAATAACAGATGCCGAAAAGGATGTACATGACGCTTAAGGTTTCGAGTAATCACTTTTAGCCAACTATATTCATCCCTAACATCCAATACACTTTTGTATTGCGCTAGAAAATTAGTAGGTATTTTATTCTGAACTCTGGAATAAAGCTCTTTTTGCCGGATACGATTCGATGACGTAACTAATTCTAACTCTCTTAATAAGCCTCGATATTTCAGGTGAATATCTTGTCGTGACACTATATGTAACGGCTGCTGCAATATTTTATATGCTTGCTTAGCTAAATGAATTTTGATTTCTACAAAAGGCTCAACTTCGTAAATATCCGATAATTCCATATGTTCTATATTAAATCGTATATATTCAATTCTACTCGCTATATTCCGTTTTACTGGGTATTTTTTTAATGGAACTTCATGATGTGGGCAATAATCTATTCCTTGTAGCTGATGCTCACGGTGAATATATGGTTCACCATACTGTTCCCTATCTGTTTTTGCACATAACGCACAATAATACAGACCATACTTTCTACAAATACTACCAGCAACTATTCCTAATCTTGTATACAAACCTTGTCCATCCTCTTTAACATCTTGTAAAACTTCTAGCTGGCGCTCTTTAGAAAGGAACATAGCATAGTAAGGATAGATTGTATGATTTGCCAATAGACTCTCAATCGAGTATTGAGAGCCTAAATTTTTTGATAAAATAGAAAAATGACTACCAATCTCCACACTCGGTATTACAGAACGACTGTCAAACAACTCCTCCAACGTATCCTTACAATCAAGATTTCCACTATAAAAGTGATAACGTGCTATAGAAGAATATAACAACTCATCTGGATATAGATTCGGAAAAAACGGTAGCATTACTTAATGTCCTCCAACTAATTGACTTACTACTATACTGTCAAATCAACTAGAATTTTAGACATTATGTATGTTTTAATGGGTTCTATTAAGTGGTGGAAAATTCAACTTCAATCCAAACAGGTTTTCAGAAATAAAACACACTATTATTAGTTAATGGGGGCGATTGAATGAAATATCTCATGTTAGGAATAGAACATCAAACTGATAAAGGTTTTGGAATTAACGCTGAAGCTTTTAAAAAATCGGCTGACTTTTTAGTTGAATCTGAAGAGTTTATTACTGACTTTATTCCTCAAAAACATATGCCAATCTTTTTTTTATACAGGCATTCAATTGAGCTGTTCTTAAAATCTATGATTGTTATTTTTCATAGTGAGTTATCACTACCTTTCCCAACTAGAAAACCACAAATCTTAACTGAAGAAGGTAAATGGAGAGACTTAGATAGTTGTCACTGGATAGATACCCTGTTTTAGTATTGGTCAAAAATTTTAACCGAACAAAAGAAAAAATTAGAAGAGGAAGCCCCTAAAGGTAGTTGGATGTTGCATCCCGAATTGGAAGAGAATATAAAGGTAATTGCCAGTTACGATAAAGATAGTACCTTTTTTAGGTATCCATTCACAAAAAGAGACCCTTCTCTGGATCAAAAAAAATATTCAATGAAAAAAGTAAATAACTTTAAGGATATAATAAATTCAGAAAATCAAGGAAAAGGAAGCTTTACCATGATTCTTAAAGATGAGGATGAAAATATATCGTCAGTTTACTCACTTGATGAAAATGTAATGTCAAGTGAATTAGTTATATTTAAAGAGACTTCAGACATTTTGTCTAATTACCACATAATGACAAGAATGACATTATGCCAAGGGTTTTAAATTAGCTAATTTGCAACTTACCAACTGGATTGATGCTTCAACAATGATGGATCGCTTTTTCACTAACGGGCATCTTTAATACAATAATGAACAAAAATAAAAAGCCTAAAATACCAAAGTTTTTTATACACCACTTGCATATTTTTAGGCTTTTTTATATTGAGAAAAGTATCTGACGTTACCAGCATTTTTTCATTACCAAATACACATGATTTAATCTAGTGTATTTAAAAAAGCATTACTCTTACCTTCTCGTTTCCATTATCACTGGAATGATCATTGGCCGTCTTCTAGTTTCTTTGAATATGTAGGGTTCTACTTGATCTATTATCGATTTCTTCATGTCTCCCCATTGTGTTTTACCCGTATTTAAAGAAAGCTCAATATCGGACATTACTATGTTTTTAATCTTATTTAACAACTGCTCTGACTCTCTCATAAAAACAAAACCTCTTGTAATAATTTCAGGGCCAGAGACAATTTTTTTATTTTTAAAATCAATTGTCACAATGGTTAGTAATATACCAGATTCTGATAAAGTTCTCCGGTCTCTAATAACTATGGCTCCTACATCCCCAATTCCTTCTCCATCGACGTACACAGGATTTGCAGGTATAGTTTCAGCTATTTCAGCACTATAGTGGTTAATTTCGAGAATTTGTCCATTATCAATGATAAAAGTATTATTTGACTCAACACCACATTCCTCTGCGAGTTCAGCATGTTGTCTTAGCATCCTATACTCACCGTGGATAGGGATAAAATATTTAGGTTTCAATAAACGAAGCATGAGTTTCAATTCTTCTTGTGCACCATGTCCTGATGTGTGTATATCTTTAAGTTTATGATGGATTACTTTGGCTCCAGCTCGGCTAAGTTGATCTATAATTTTGTTTATACTTAGGGTATTTCCGGGGATAGGTGAAGAGGAAAAAATCACCGTATCCTCTTTTTTTATACTCAGTTCTGGATGTCTATTACTCGCAATCCTTGATAAGGCTGCAAAAGGTTCCCCTTGACTTCCTGTACAGATGATAAGAAGTTGATCATCTTCATAATTTTTAATTTCAGAAGGATCAATTAAAGTATCTTCAGGTACGTCTAAATACCCTAACTTTTGTCCGATTCTAACTGTTTTTAATAAACTTCTACCAAGAATCACAATTTTTCTCTTTTGAAGAATAGCAGCTTCAATTGCCTGTTTGAAACGAAATAAATTTGAGGCAAAGGTAGCAAATATAATTCTCCCAGTATATTGCTTGAAAAGTTCCCTAATCGTTTGACTAATCCGTTTTTCTGATAAGGAATAACCAGGGATTTCACTATTAGTGCTGTCCGATAGTAAACAAATGACACCTTCATCGCCTATCTTGGCAATCTTTGAAATGTTGGCTGGATGACCAATTGGAGTTAAATCGAATTTAAAATCTCCCGTATGTACAACATTTCCATAGGGGGTTTTTATTACTACCCCAAATGAATCCGGAACACTATGGGTAGTCCTAAAAAAATCAACACTCAATTTATTAAAGGTAACGACCTTATCTTCCTCAAGTTCATATAGAATTGCTTGATTTAATAGTCCATGTTCTTTTAATTTTTCTTTAATCAATTCTAAAGCGAACTTGCCTGCATAGATGGGAATATTGACTTCTTTAAGTAAAAAAGGAATGCTCCCAATGTGATCCTCATGACCATGTGTGATAAATAAGCCTTTTAACTTTTCCTTATTTTTTACTAGAAATGAAAAATCCGGAATTACATAATCAATGCCTAGTAAATCATCCTCTGGGAACTTTATCCCAGAATCAATGAGTAGAATTTCGTCCTCATAACGAACAACATAGGAATTTTTCCCGATTTCCCCTAAGCCACCAAGTGCAAATATGTTTATACTCTGATTTTTTATCGTATTCATATACCTACTCCATTCCCTTGCTATATGGTACATTTTAACATAGATAAGAAAGCGGATTAAAATCATGGGGTCAAAAAAGTAATTTTCAATAGGGAGGTTTAAGATGGTCATTCAAAAAAACATGTCCCCTAAAGCGATTGTCGGAATTTGGGAACAAACAGGAAAAGTATTTGAAAAGTTTAGAGTCCCTTTGAATGAAGAAAAGTTGGAGGACTTACTCAGTCCGGAACATCTGGCGAGTATTCTTTTCGAATTAAATCATTTAGTAGGTAGTTCTAAAGGAACTTGTATTGAAGGTGGCTGACAGCTTAATTCTTATAAAGAGTAGGTTACTCTAAAATTCAACAAATACAATATTGCATGGAATTCTTGCTATAATGGATGGATGAATGAGAGGAGGAGTCCTTTGAACAGTCTAGAAAAATATATGCAGAAAACAGTTCGTACACCATTCTACTACGGTTGGGTTATCGTAATGATGGGGGCTCTAGGAGTCTTCTTTTCTGGTCCAGGACAAACTTATTCTAATGCCGTCTTTATTGATTACTACCTTGTTGACTTTGGCTGGAGTCGTTCCGTTATTTCTTCTATATATTCAATTGCTACCCTCTTAGCAGGATTGTTAATGATCATAATAGGACGTTATATTGATAAGTATGGGCAAAGATTTGCAATGGTAGTTGTTGCAACAGCATTAGCACTTTCATGTTTTTGGAACAGTATGGTAACCAATAGAGTTATGTTGTTCATCGGCTTTTTTCTAATCCGGCTTTTTGGGCAAGGATCGATGACATTAGTTCCGAATACTCTTATTCCTCAGTGGTTCATAAAAAAAAGAGGAAGAGCTTTTAGTTTAATGGCAATCGGGGGATTTTTAAGTTCTGCAACTTTTCCAATTATCAATCTATGGATGATTGAAGAGTGGGGCTGGCAACATACTTGGAGGATATGGGGGGTTCTACTCCTAGTCATATTTGTTCCATTAGCATTCTTCCTGGTAAGAAACAAGCCGGAGGATATTGGATTACTTCCTGATAATCAGTCTTTGCCTAAAATATACCCTACTAGCAATATCAATGTTGAGCTTGAAGAAAATTGGACATTAGCTGAGGCAAAGAGGACCAAAACCTTTTGGTTTTTACTTTTCTGTGTGAGTATCCCTGCTATGGTGAACACGGGGTTAACGTTCCATCTACTATCCATTTTTACAGAGAATCAGCTGTCACCAGCACTTGCTGCAACAACTTTAAGTTTAATGGCAGTGGTAGGATTTCCAGTGACGCTTGTTGCAGGTTTTATTCTGGATAAAATACAAGCAAACTATATGTTGTGTATTACATTTATAGGTCAAATATTGTTCTTGTTACTATTACTTTTTACAGATTCTTTTGTATTGGCCATTACATTTGGGATCCTTTGGGGGTTTGTAGGGGGAATAGAGCGGATTGTCTTAAATGTGATATGGCCAAATTTCTTCGGAAGAAAATACATAGGTAGTATTAAAGGCTTATCTATGGCAGTCATGGTCATTGGATCAGCATTTGGTCCTTTACCCTTTGGAGTCTTTTATGATCTCTTTGGAGGGTATAATGAAATTATACTCATTATGATTTTATTTCCGACTTTAGGAGCCGTAGCCGCATTATTAGCTAAAAAGCCTACAACACCACAGAAAATAGTATAAGAAAATACTGTATACCTCTTGATTCAAATTTCTTAATTAAGAACGAATCAAGAGGTTTTTCTATTGGTATAGGCAGTTTTTTCTTCTTATGGAATCCCTTAAGGTGACACACACTACTAGCGACTATAAAGGGGGATTTTACATGGAGAATCAAACCTATTTACAATCTTGGTTTGGAAATATAAAAGACGATATATTATCTGGCATCGTGGTGGCACTTGCCTTAATTCCAGAAGCCATTGCTTTTTCAATAATAGCTGGTGTCGATCCTATGGTCGGTCTTTATGCTTCGTTTACAATATCGGTAACCATTGCATTTATTGGGGGTCGTCCCGGTATGATTTCGGCTGCCACTGGTGCGATGGCACTTTTATTTATAGAATTAGTTGCTGAACACGGACTTCAATATTTACTAGCCGCCACAATTTTAACGGGGGTATTACAAATACTATTCGGTGTATTTAAACTAGCAAGGTACATGCGCTTTATTCCTCGTTCTGTAATGGTAGGCTTTGTGAATGCTTTGGCCATCCTGATTTTCACATCTCAACTTCAGCATTTTGAAGGTGAGGGTTGGATTATCTTTTTTCTGGTGGGATTGACCTTAGCGATTATTTATCTTTTCCCTTATTTATTTAAGGCAATTCCCTCTACATTAATAGCCATTATTGCTGTCACGGCTTTAACCATATTTATGGGTTATGGGGTGAGAACAGTAGGGGATATGGGAACAATCTCACAGACTCTTCCAGTCTTTTTCCTCCCTGATATTCCACTAACATTTGAAACCTTACAGATTATATTGCCATATTCATTGGCACTTGCTGTAGTGGGACTATTAGAGTCCCTATTAACAGCTACTATAGTAGATGACATGACTGACACAGGCAGTGAAAAAAATACAGAAGCTAGAGGACAGGGAATTTCTAATATTGTGGCAGGTTTCTTTGGAGGAATGGCAGGATGTGCTATGATTGGACAATCCGTAATCAATATTAAATCTGGCGGAAGAGGAAGACTTTCTTCTTTGGTTGCTGGAGTGTTTCTAATGTTTCTAATCGTAGTCTTAGGGGATATCGTCGTTCAAATCCCAATGGCAGCATTGGCAGGGGTTATGATCATGGTGGCAATCAGCACGTTTGATTGGAACTCCATTCGGACACTTCATTTATTGCCGAGAACGGATGCGATGGTTATGATTGTAACGGTAGTGACGGTAGTGCTTACTCATAACTTAGCAATTGGAGTCTTTACTGGAATCCTTTTAAGCGCCATTTTCTTTGTTTCTAAGATTTCTAAGATTCGTGTAGAAAGTGAGCAGGAAGGAAATAAAAGAATTTATAAGATAAGAGGTGAATTATTCTTTGCATCAGTCACCGAATTATTAACAAAATTTGATTATAAGGAAGATATAAAATCAGTTGAAATTAACCTGAAGCGGTCTCATATATGGGATGACTCAGCGATTGTAGCAATAGATAAAATTGTTACTAAATTTGAAGAAAATGGAATAGTCGCTGAAGTAACAGGACTAAATGAGGCAAGTACAGAGTTGGTAGGAAAATTAGCAAATAAACTAGGGTCACATTAACTATAGGAGGTTAGGATATGTTTAAAAGAATCCTATTAGCAACAGACGGATCTGAACATTCTAAACGGGCTGGAGAAAATGCGGTTCATATTGCAAAATGCGGTTCAGATTCAAAGATTGAAGTGGTTTATGTAGTCGATGCTGATCGAGCAAAATCAGATGTTTTAAGTAACTGGAACTCTGCAGATATAGGCGACAAACGAAAACAACGAATGAAGGAAGTTGAAACAATAGCCAAGAATGCAGGTGTAACCTATGAACTAAAAATCTTGCATGGAGAACCAGGACCAACCATAGTTGATTACGTGAATAAAAATCAATTTGATCTGGTCGTAATAGGAAGTAGAGGTTTAAATGCCTTACAAGAATTAGTACTTGGAAGTGTAAGCCACAAAGTAGCGAAGCGAGCTAATTGTCCTGTACTGATAGTAAAATAATTTTTTCCATGTATTCAACGAATAATTTGTTAAGGAATAACATTACTACATATTGTAAATATTAAACCTTGTATCAAAAATTAAAGGAGGTTTTAATATGGTCCAGGTACGTGATGTTATGTCATCAAACGTTGAAAGTTGTTCAAACCAGGATAGCCTTGAAGCTGTTGCCCAAAAGATGAAGTCATTAAATGTAGGAGCCATTCCGGTTGTGGAAAATGGTCAAGTAGTTGGTATGGTGACAGACCGCGATTTAGTTATTCGAGGAATTACGGGACATGCAGGGAACATATCACAAGTGGCTTCGCAAAATATTGTTACTGTTGATGCGAACGCATCTTTGGAAGATGCTGCGGCGCTTATGTCCCAGTATCAAGTTCGTCGTCTGCCAGTTGTGGAAAATGGTCAACTAGTCGGCATTGTTTCACTTGGTGATTTAGCCGTAAGAGACCAATCTAATCAAAGCGCTGGTGGGGCATTAACCCAAATTTCAAAACATAATTTACAGTAGTAACCCCCTCTAAGGGGTTTTATTTTTTTATAAATCTTTATAAGGGAAAAAGAAAAAACCAAATCATATGATTTGGCTTTCCTAATTTTAGTGATTAGACATTTTAGCATTTGGTTTATCGTGAATAGCTAACCGTTTTAAAAGTGATGAACTCGCTTCATTTAATCCTACTATATTAGCTGTAACATTTTTTTGACGGTATTTTAGTACAACTTTATCAATGGCCCCTACAGCTGAATCATCCCAAAGGTGGGCATGAGTAAGATCGATTGAAACATAATCAGCTTGATCATCAAAGTCGAAATTGGATACAAATTCTTCAACAGATGCAAAGAACAACTGCCCTTTTACTACATAAGTCTTATGATTGCCTTGTTGATTCAATTTTGTCTCAACATGAATTTTTGATATTTTGGCTGCGAAGAAAATAGCACTTAATAAAACACCAGCGAAAACACC from Bacillus carboniphilus includes these protein-coding regions:
- a CDS encoding universal stress protein, which encodes MFKRILLATDGSEHSKRAGENAVHIAKCGSDSKIEVVYVVDADRAKSDVLSNWNSADIGDKRKQRMKEVETIAKNAGVTYELKILHGEPGPTIVDYVNKNQFDLVVIGSRGLNALQELVLGSVSHKVAKRANCPVLIVK
- a CDS encoding CBS domain-containing protein; this translates as MVQVRDVMSSNVESCSNQDSLEAVAQKMKSLNVGAIPVVENGQVVGMVTDRDLVIRGITGHAGNISQVASQNIVTVDANASLEDAAALMSQYQVRRLPVVENGQLVGIVSLGDLAVRDQSNQSAGGALTQISKHNLQ